attcaagaatcagccgaatctcgaggatgagattcatttaagtggggtaggtttgtgatgCCCCGAAAAATTCgaatttaaactacgcgttaaggtgccctgaccgaaaaTTTATCCATCACaaaaccctgactccctccgtttcatcgccacaccgacggccgacgcgagcctgaccgccgctCCGCTCACACGTTAGAGTAATTCGTAGAGACGGTTCGAcgccaaaaccctaaaacctaaCTGGATCACTGTCCCGTTCCGCTGGCCTGTCGCTCACGCGCGatcgcccgccgcgattagcgccggcgcgactccttttcttttctctctcctcgcgcgaatcccgcgcgcgtggccgaccggccgcggtcgccgccgcgaccggcgccgacacgtctctctctctctctctctctctctctctctctttctctccttttcttttcctcttccatttcttttctttcttttctctatttttcttttctctttccccttttcttctttctccttccttctttcttttccctctccttccctctttcTCTTCCCTTCCCGGCTTCCCCTGCCGAGCGCTTGcaccgccccggccgtgccgcgcacgcgcccgccccgcgtgctccgcgtgccccgcgtggccacgcgcctcgccgcgccgcccatcgccgcacgcccgccctggcccgcgcctcgccgcgccgcccgcgcgcgcacgagcgcgtgccgcgccgcccgtcgctggcgccctgcccgaccgcgcgcgccgtcccctcctggccactgtggccgcacagcgccccgCCCTCGGCGCCCACGCCGCACGGCGACGACCGCAAGCCGCCggggcaccattaatggcgccccgtgcagcccgccggccgccaccgcccgagGGCCTCCTtcccgccgccctctccctatAAAATCCCCCCCCCCACCGCACAGCCcgcctccccacggcctccaccgccacctgcagcccctccccgagcccgtagcgccgccgccgcccacagcttccccgccgcccgccgcccaccgtgggggcgccccctcgctccacctcggcccgaggtaaggtcggggatgggttccccgtgccctcctccttcttttcccccacccccggaccgccgccgtgccctggccggccgggatgggccgccgccggcgccccacctcccctcctctgctctgtgcgggaggaaggaggaagaaaggggttatttgcccaaacccccccccccctctctcctgTTTTTCCCAAAGAAATTTCCTTAACCcctcccttttgcaaaagaagccctaccctttccgttaattcaaaccaaacccccccCAATACGCAAACCTAGTTATATTCGACACACCTTAACATACTCAGGGTACCTTTAGGAAATCGTAAATGAGTCCTCACTCTTTctggataattacgaacaagtccttaGACCCCGTctaacccctgaaaccacctttaactcgtcattttatgtgcgaaacaacctccaattgacccgaaactttaccacgccctttctagtatagttctagccatgccattaagaaaccacccaaaaatattaaccctacctccgtaactaaattatttctgattcaagcccaacgataaaagcttttagttctttcgcttgattgtatgtctgtttgtttgcgtcgtaggacacggagtgaacgaaggagttcccgactgcgaccaagcaaccgagaaCCAGTTCtgtgaccccgaacccgagggacagtgcttcgatcaagacctcccgcaagggtttgacgatggcaagttcaattccgccctttgatgcatatttttgtcctagtttttataaacacaacccagtggcccgttttataaaaattgcatggttttgcgtgctgaaaacatggtaggatagtcaccttacttgtgataaccatacctcgaccatttggttttgcaaagaaatgcgtgtgcgtgtgggaagggataaaatgtggttttgaaaagtgaatcagacgggatggatggcatttctgtgtgaattgtcgttggtgtgctcgtacctgtgtggttgagcgtgaaagggagatatccatcctgtcacccctaaggaccgagtgatgtgtcatctcacctagcttcctgtcgtgcaaaccacttgaccgttgtatgggcaacggcttggcctaaccccactaagttagtctgatagccatcaggagagctgggagcaacgggtgatcaaggagacgggataagctctgtgtgacttatgccccggttaagcCAGGTCagatgaccccttgatagatcccgtggtggctagccaggtctagctaaggtgggtaagggcttcgatgggatctgcaccggcactaaggtgttcgtgctgtggtaccccacctgtgggtaaagttgcacacctctgcagagtttaaaatctattcgaatagccatgcccacggtactgggcaagttacggtgtggtcacataactagtgtttctctccggaaTGGATGGGCGGGCATGAGATGTTTGGAGAGTGTCCGGCAGATGTGCCGCGTGCTACGGCAGACGGAGAGTCTGGTAGCAATTTAAAATgtggatcctgtgtggacccacatcgtgtgttctttgatacttgaaatcctgttttgaaaatgttttccaaaatgaacccttgcatataaccgagctttccgtaaataaaccctaactcCATCCTTGAACatttcctgtgcatttaattctgttgtaCCCCATCCGTGgatgtgattggacttgctgagtacgttcgtactcaccccattcttacttttcagtggaagatcccgactacatccccgaagacgtcgagtagggttccgtcctgcacccagtcttgcctgtgggtgaggtcaccgttggagctccgcatggcgcaagactctgatgatccccttttcgtagttagtgtagtagtatgggttcttgttgtaatcctcgcgatagtggcacttcactgcccattaccgcgaagagttgtacggtgatgaaccatctgatgtaataaaagtgttatcagcctcctgggactgataaagtaacacttttaagtcttccctgatgggggggggggacgcttcatatAGCTAGTAGATCAAAGTTCTCCCGGATAGTAAAGTCCTCCCTTGCTCCAGCTGGCGGCGGTGCTGTCATCATCCTCGTCTTCGCCGTGACTGGCGCCGGCGACTTAGGAGCAAAGATGAGTCGAAATAAAATAAATCATCTCATCTCCTCCCTCTCCATTCGAGCAGATCTCTCCGTCCTCACTTCCGTTCATCTCCATCCCGATCTGCTCGCTTCGTCGCCAGTGATGGCCGTGCCCTGCATGCTTGTGGCAGTTGTGCCTGTCGTAGCCGCCCGACGTCTCTGGCAGGACCGAGGCGGTGCTTCCCCTACCCTGGTGCCGGTCGCGCCATTGGTGGCGGAGGGCGCTCGTCGCCTTTGCTGCTTCCCCACTGTGGCGGCGGCGTGTTTCGTGTCCTGGCCGGCGTCCGCCGTCTCCCACGGCGTTGTGGCCGCTGATGCAGCACCATCTTCAGGCCCATGCTCGTTGGGCGGGTACGGCTACGGATTGCTGTGGCCACCCTCGTGCTCCTTCGAGCACAGGTGCCGCTGCTGCGACCTCCGCTGCGGCTATCGTCGGTCTCGACCTCGATCCTCCACCGGCCAACAACGCTGCCTTCTCCTCCGCCATCCGTCCTCAAGCAGCAACTACTTCACACCATGCTGGTCATCCCACTAATCATCAGGAGCCGTGCTACCACCCCCAAGTTTGTTGACGGTCATCTCAGAGTTTCATCAACCCAATCTTATACACTCCAGCGCCACTATTCAACCTCAACCACTTCGCTGGAGAAGTTTGTTTTCTGTAGTCTCGATGACCCCACTTCAACCTCAGCTCTTTGAAGCGGGAGGCCCTTTCTGCCCCGGTGTCTTCGACATCAGTCAACGACAGCGTGCTCACCGGTGTTTGCATTATGTTCCTGAAGATCCTATGTTGGGTCTTGACTTGTAatgcagggaagaagaaaggaagaagtCTACATAACCCCCAAACTATTAGAGTTGGAATACTTCACCCCCAAAACTATAAAATCAGATATTTAATCCCCTTAACTTTGCAAAACCATTTACTGAGCCCCCTTCCTGGTTTTGCCGAGTGGTTTTGTACACGTAACGTGCTGAGCTGGACGCAGACGATGAGGTGGACCATCTGATATGTGGGCCCCGCTTATAAGTGGGCATCTCTTCTCCCATCTCTTCTTCTCCCCACCCTTCGACGCCACCCTCTCCCTCATCCGCCGTCGCATCGCCCTCGCCGACCTCCTCCACGCTGTATaggccctcctcctcctcgttcgTGCGCAAGGCCCCGGCGACGCTCAGGCCCCCCTCCTCATCCTCGTCCGCACGCAAGGCCCTGGCGCCGGCCCAGTTGCAGCTCCCTGGCTCCGCCGCCTCGGGGGCGGGGTACCCGGAGACGCCATGGCAGAGGTTGTCTGGCTGGCCGGCGCCATCAGCATCAGGGTCCAAGGCGCGTCTCTTCTCGCGCTACTTCCTGCGCTCGTTCGCGCAGGTCCAGCCAGTGTGCGGCGTTCGAGCACGGCGAGTTCGTCCGCCTTGTCGAGGAGTTGCAGGAGCGGGACTCACGGCTCCACACCGAGCTGCTGGAGCACAAGATCCTCAAGGAGTTGTGCCATTCCTGGAGACCGAGCTCATCGCCGCCAAGAGCAACGAGCTCTGGCGGTGCTGGGTTGCGCTGTCCTGGCTCGAGGCTAAAAATGCATGCCAATGTGCCAagctcgacgccgccgtggCGGCTGTGACGAGCAGTCGGTTCTGGAGATGGAGAAGGAGTTGGCGGAGGTGACAAAGTGGCAGTGGCTGCAGTCGCCCGCGGGCGAGGAGGGTGGGAGAGACCGAGAGAGGTAGGaaaaagaagagaggggagaaaaGATGCCCACTTACAGGCGGGGCCCACATATCAGATGGTCCATCTCATCATCTGCTTCCAGCTTAGCATGCCACGTGTATAAAACCACTCGGCAAAACCAGGAAGGGGGCTAAATGAATGGTTTTGCAAAGTTAAGGGGGTTAAATATCACTTCCCGTCAAGTTTGTGCGAAGCATATTCTACTCATTGAATTTGCCCTCAGGCTGCTGGCTAGTGGAGCTTGCTTTCAGCTAGGAGATCTGAATTCGAGCACCCTTGCTTCCTTCTTAATTCAAAACGAGGAGGATGTTTGCCTCTTCTCGTCAAGTTTTCTTTAATTGAATTTGCCTTTTGGACACCATGATTTTTTGTTTTGTCTCCACCACACTGCAGCAAAGAAAATATTCCTTCCATTATTTTCTCTCTACCAGACAAGAGCCCACCTGTCATCCCCTTCACCTCCATTTCTTTCTCCCTCCCTCATCTCCTTCCCCTCCGACGGTAAGCCATCTCGTTGACTTGTCCCTCCGGCCACTCCTTTCTAAGCCATGTCATCCACCACGGGATCTCCTTTCCAAGCTTGGAACGGTAAGGCTCTTGGCTGCATGGAAGCAGGGTAGAGAGGAGCGGCGGCTTGCATGCTCTGATTCTGGGGAAGATGCACAACCAGGGAGGTGGATTTGGTGCTTGAGGAGGTGGAATTGCAAGCCATGTAGCTTGGGTCGGGAAGCTCGTGCCAATTGGATTTGGAGAGGGGGGAACGAGCGAGCAGAGGATTCTGTGGTGGTGTGCTGCCGGtgcctgctctgctctgcttcctgcTTGCTTGCCGAGCGCGCGCTGCAGAGAGGAAGAAATGAGAGAGGAAGTGACTCACGGACCGTGCCTCTCTCTCTCGATCTATATACATGGAAGAAAAGCATGGGCTTGGATTAGATCCGTAAGGGTGTGTTGTTCTTGTaacttctttcctttcttttatCATTATTATTAATATATAATCGGACTTGATGTCCGATGGGAGACTAGTGCCCGGACGTTCCATGAGAAACTCTCACATCGGACGGCGAGGCTAGCAAAAGCATCAGTTTGCAACATGCATCGATAATGTACGCAACATCATATATAAATCTGTACAACATCAAAATTATTCTAAACTAGCTCATAGCATCAAACCGATTTTAGAGAAAAAAATCCCATCAAAACAAGACGATATATTTCATGCAACATCGGTTAAAATAATCCGGTCTTATTTAAAAGATTAAAACAAGAGACAAAATATCTCAGTGCAACATTCACAAATCCAGGATGCAACATCTGCAAACAACAAATGCAACATCACCGGGGAGGAAAAAATAACTCAGAATCGAATCACTCATCCAGCATCGCATATCATCCCTTGCAACATCTCAAACAATCTTTTATAACATTCAAAATGACCCAACTCAAACATCTCAATGTCTTGCAAATGAAATATAAATAAACAACAAATGCAACATTGTAAATCAATTGATGAAACATCCAAATAATCTATCATCCACAAATCACCTGTTGCAAACAAAGGCACCAGAAACACCTCATCCTCCCTACCAGGTGTCACCAGTTTCGAAGGACCGCAGCAAGGTGAGCACAACACATGATCTTCGCTGCCATTCCTCCCTGCCCAACCATGTCGTTGCCGCGCGAACTATATAGCACATCGTCTCCCGCGGCGCCGCTGCCTCACTTGCAACAGTAGGGGTGGAGGCCCGTGGGCGTCTAGCTCGATGGCCAGCGGCATGGAGGTACCCAAGCTGACTGCCATTGGTGAACGGGCACACGCAATGTTGTGCGTGAGGATGGGGCTGGCGATCTGTTGTCCATGCCCTTCAACAGCAACTAGCCAGACAATGAGATGCGGGTCAGCATCACCagcgggaggggggggggggagagaggaGGGCACGGGACCAAGCAGCAAAAGCAGAGGGGTGGAGAGGAGCCGTGCGGCAGCGAGACGCCATGGCCTTAGGCTCTGCTGTGTTGAGAGAGGAGCGAGCACTACTAGGACATAGGCTCACCGGTTGTAAAATACCATCACCACCGGTTTTGATTCCCGTTGGATCAAGATCGACAGTGATAGGGCGGGCCATCACCGCGGGCTGTAGAATCAGCGGTGACGCCCTTATCACaaaacaaaaaataaaaataaaaaacttGCTCGGCCAGCTTCACGCAGCTCGCCGCACTCCACTCACCTACGCCCGTGCCAGCCTACTCCGTGATGCCCTGCCGCGCCGCTCTGCTCGCGCCCCTCCAAGCCGGACCCCTCGACACGGCTCCTCCGCGCTggccccgcaccgctcgccgtGCCCCTCCACGCCTTTCCTCCGCGCAAGCCCCCTCCACGCCGCTCCTCCGAGCAGGACCCCTCCACGCCACTCCTCCGCACCGGCTTGTGCCGCTCACCACActgccgcgccacgccgccatcgGAGGGAGGTGTtgcaggggaggggaggggagattgcggccggggagggggaggggaggggagatgGCGGCAGGGGAGGGAATGTAGGGAAGGGGAGGAGAGATGGTCAGATGGTGGCAGGGGAGGGGAAGCAGGGGAGGGCGATGGCGGGGAGATGGGGGAGGAGTGGTGGGGGAGAGAGAAGGATGTGGGAGAGCCGGAGAGAATTagtgggagagagagaggagggagagggttGAGTAATTAATATGGTGCTGTTGGTATCACCGTCGGATCATTTTACAACCCAACGATCACCGTCGGTTCGTAATACGATTCGACGGCGATACCAACTATCACCGCCGGATCCAAAGAGAACCGGTGGTGATAGAGCGTTTGCAAAGGATATATCTGTAGTAGTAGAGTGGTGTGGAAGGAGCTAGTAGTCTACGTTGGAGAAATATCTGATGAGCGGATGTGGATGGTGTGCATCCACGCAGCATCCAATTTGATTAACTACGCCGTGCGCTCAAAACCAAGCATTACTGATTATATAATCAGTAGGGGCGAGCCCTTCCTATTCTCATAAAAAACGATCTGGTAACAGAAATAAGAAATAAGTCAGGTGAGGCCAATCCAGGTAAATATATAATAGACTTGCGTTTGGTTGCCTAGGTTTGGTTGCCTAGCTTGGTGATGTTGGTCTGAGTTGACGTGTGTTTGATAGCCTGCATATCTGAGTGGCCCAGCCTAAGTAAAAGGAAGGCCCGTGTTTGGATGGCTGCATATGCCCATATGGGGCGTTCTCATATCCGGATTAGCTCCATCGATGATGTTACCACAACCATTCTATACCCTCAAATAAAATCACACATCCAATTCTCTCGGTGACCATACTCTCATTTCACCTCCCATACAGCCCATGATAGGATCGAGTTCCATATTACTAAATCCTCATTCTCCTCCCATCTACCATCCTTCTCTAAGATCACTAGTTTTTCTATGCCACCACTAACCTTCTATTTTTGCCACTCCACCCCGGCTCTCCCTACTACTACTATGTGACTGCCGCCATGATGCCATCCTCTAATGTTAAAAAGTAGATAAGTGGGCATGCAAAGTCCGGAACACTGGTCCTTACGGAGTACATGTCTACCACAAAGTTAGGTTATAGTCACCTTAAAGGAACCGCTTCCCGCTCAGCGTCCCACGGTAGAGTGAAAAACAAAACAACAAATTTCGACATCTAAATCTGCGAATACAAATTTTCTTTGTATTTTCTTTTTTAAAATATTTCTTTTCTTTGTATTTTCTGCTAAGTTTTACGAACTCAACCGTGTCAAGGGGAAATATAATTGTAAATAACATGGAAAATAAATCGAATGGGAATAGCAGAGAAAACCGAGccgagaaaggaaaaagaacgGCAATGATAAGTGGGCCTAGAGTGGGCATCACGGGCTGAAGTTTCGGCCCGATCGGCGCAACAAACATTCTTCCCCACCAAGAAAATGCGAGCGAGGCAGAGGCCTGCAACAGCTACGATACAGCTGGCTCCTCTCTTCCGccggctccggcgccggcgcccagAATAAAAGGGGATTCGAATCCCCCACCCCACCCAGTTCGCCACCgccttctcctcttcctccgccAGCCCGCTGGGCAGCAGCAACCAGCACGTCCTCCGGGCTCCCACCCCACCGCGCGACGCCATGGCCgagacgccgccgccaccgccgcagcGCAAGTCCCTGCAGGACCTCGACATGGACACCCAGCGCCTGATCCTGAGCCGCATCCCCTGCCGCGTCGACCGCGGCCGCATATCCCTCGTGTGCCGCGCGTGGCGCGACATGGTCCGCAGCCAGCAGCACATGCTGGTGGGGCGCCTGCTCCCGCAGCCGCGATCGCTCCAGTGGCTCCTCCTCCGCGGGCCCTTCCCCGCCGGCTCCAACCGCGTCGTCTGCGTCCTCAGCGGCTGCCGCGTCCACCACTACATCAATGTCGTCCCGCCCGACGCGCGCTGCTTCGGGGCCCACGGCGGCGCCTGGCTCTTCGTCGACACCCGCGAGCCCGTCCACAGGGCCGCGGCCGTCAACGCCCGCACCGGCGCCTTCCGCAACCTCCCGCGAGAGCTCCTGCGCCGGGCCGACCCGTACGTCTACAGGATGGTCATCCACGCCGCCGCGCTCTCGTCCTCGCCGGACGACGCGAACTGCGTCGGCGCCGCCATCGTCACGGCCTGGCAGAACGCGGCCCCGGGAGCCGGCctgccgccacgccgccgctgcGTCGCGCTCTGGCGCAGGGACTGGCCGCGGGCCTGGGATTTCGTGCCGCCCGGCCAAGACGACGTTTCCTTGAATGTTGAGGACGTCCTCTACCTCAACCACAATGGAGCATTCGCCTTCGTCACCCAGGGAGAACACATCCGCATTTGCGTGCCATTGCGGCTTTCAGAGAACATGCTGTCAACAAAATGGGGGACGCTCCGCTTCCGTCCCGGTGGGCCCCTCTACGACCACTTCGTCCGCTCTCGCTACCTCGTCGTCTCCGGCGGGGAGCTGCTCATGGTCGTCAGGTTCACGCCTCATCCTAATATGCCGACGTCCAAGTTCAAGGTGTTCCGGACGGCTAAACGGAACGTGAATGACGACAACGCCGACTTCCCCATCGCTCTGTACCCCTGGGCATGGAGCGAGCTGGACACGCTGGGTGGCTGGATGCTGTTCGTCGGGCATGGCTGCTCCAGATCCTACAAGGTGGATAAGTACCCGGGCTTCAAGGAAGGCATCTACTTCCTGGATGATGGCAAGTTCTACGACGATGCAGTGATCTTCGACAACGGCAATGGGAATCACTACCCCTGCAGCGACAACGGGAAGTGGTCGGAAGGCCAAATCCAGCGCTGCTTCCCGAGGTCAGACCCATCGGTCCACTCTGCTCCAGTTTGGCTTCTCCCTTGAGGCGGCGACATGTTTTCAGCTACCCTATGATCCTTGAGTTGATTTGTCTGAGATCATGTCAATTGAGGTCCTGACGAACTTCTGGTTGCAATGTTTTCATGAGTCGATTAGTCTGAGATCGTGTTATTTGACGTGCTGCTGGTTGCAATATGCAGAGTGAGGAGGTTGTTTCTGATTGCAATATTCAGACTTAGGTAGTTGCTGAATGCAATGTTCAGAGTCAGATAGTGTCCAAATAACAATGTACTGCTTCAATTGTTAAAGCTGCATACTACTTTCCAATGCCTTGTGGGTATTCTATCAGTTTTTGTTAACTGAATGCAGAGCATAAATGGAATTGGATTTGCATGTTTGTGCAGTTCAGTTTGAAAATATGTTTGAAAGTACACAGGTTTTTCCTTATCTCCATACAGCTTGGAATTGAAATTGCAGGGATGCTAAATTGATGTTAATTGATTAGCTGAGGTACATGCTTGTTGCACTATTCATAGTGAGATAATTTCTTATTGCATTATTCAGATTTAGGTAGTTTCTGACTGCAATATTCAGAGTCAGATAGTTGTCGAAATCACAGTGTACTGCTTCAATTGCTGAACCTGCATACTACTTTCCATTTCCAGTGCCTTTTTGCTTCCAATTATTTTTTAACTGAATTCAGAACAGAAATATGAATTGGATTATCAAGTTCATGCAATTCAGTTTGGAATTGTGTTTGTTAGTGCTTTGGTTTTTCCATAAAGGTTAGCATGGAACTGGTTTTGTACGGAACTTGAATTAATATAATTCAGTTTGGATCTCTAATCATTTACAATATTGTCGATATGATAGTAGTCAGTTAGTTGCGTAATGCTCTGCAGTGGTCCGAAGTCTGAACTATAAACCTTTGGAAACACCCATTTTATTGGCAGTAACCACTTTTCAATAGAATCTGACGCACTTAATTTTTATACTGACCAAACTTTGTCT
Above is a genomic segment from Panicum hallii strain FIL2 chromosome 8, PHallii_v3.1, whole genome shotgun sequence containing:
- the LOC112903580 gene encoding uncharacterized protein LOC112903580; the encoded protein is MAETPPPPPQRKSLQDLDMDTQRLILSRIPCRVDRGRISLVCRAWRDMVRSQQHMLVGRLLPQPRSLQWLLLRGPFPAGSNRVVCVLSGCRVHHYINVVPPDARCFGAHGGAWLFVDTREPVHRAAAVNARTGAFRNLPRELLRRADPYVYRMVIHAAALSSSPDDANCVGAAIVTAWQNAAPGAGLPPRRRCVALWRRDWPRAWDFVPPGQDDVSLNVEDVLYLNHNGAFAFVTQGEHIRICVPLRLSENMLSTKWGTLRFRPGGPLYDHFVRSRYLVVSGGELLMVVRFTPHPNMPTSKFKVFRTAKRNVNDDNADFPIALYPWAWSELDTLGGWMLFVGHGCSRSYKVDKYPGFKEGIYFLDDGKFYDDAVIFDNGNGNHYPCSDNGKWSEGQIQRCFPRSDPSVHSAPVWLLP